GAAGTTTCGTCGAGATTCGCTGGGTGCCCGTCGGGGTGGCCCATTACACCTACTCCGTGGGAACCGAATATTTCGGCAAGGACAATACCGTAAACCCCAAACCGGCTTCCGCGACCCCGGCCGCGAACGACAACTCCTTTGCGGCATACGGTTGGGGAAATATCGATTCCGACAGTATTGTGGATATCTGGCACATCGACCAGATGAAAAACATAGTGAACGATGTCGATGACATCAGCTCGTGACG
The window above is part of the Candidatus Deferrimicrobiaceae bacterium genome. Proteins encoded here:
- a CDS encoding prepilin-type N-terminal cleavage/methylation domain-containing protein, with the protein product MKKNRGFTLIELMIVVAIISILAAIAIPNFLSFVSQTRRSEVKSNLEAIYKAELSYFAEKDRYSGSFVEIRWVPVGVAHYTYSVGTEYFGKDNTVNPKPASATPAANDNSFAAYGWGNIDSDSIVDIWHIDQMKNIVNDVDDISS